In Gammaproteobacteria bacterium, a single window of DNA contains:
- a CDS encoding MurR/RpiR family transcriptional regulator: MQQKFKILEAGLPQSQEEVLKRLLAEFDNLPGQLQLCARYIIDHPHEVGLQSMRTLATNAEVHPNSFVRLARHLGFEGYEAMRERFRDFVRGGTGSSPDRVRWLQQMDREGGSTAVFGSMAEACLDNTEKMFEQQSVQDLERAVDWMINARRVYVLGLGLAYPLAYNFWYVARMGFDHFILSPRHGSLPSDDLIRMDERDCLLAMTFQPYRRDTLAAVKLAKRKGAKVIGVTDSNAATLCREADLGLVSPTHTPQFFHSNSAVIALLESLCALLVVRGGDAASASVEAFHSARWEENIYDES, encoded by the coding sequence ATGCAGCAAAAATTTAAGATTCTCGAAGCTGGATTGCCGCAGTCCCAGGAAGAAGTGCTCAAGCGCTTGCTGGCCGAGTTCGATAACCTGCCCGGTCAGCTACAGTTGTGCGCGCGCTATATCATCGATCATCCACATGAAGTCGGGCTGCAATCGATGCGCACGCTGGCGACGAATGCAGAGGTTCATCCGAACAGTTTCGTACGCCTGGCACGTCACCTGGGATTTGAAGGCTACGAAGCCATGCGCGAGCGTTTCCGTGATTTCGTACGCGGCGGTACCGGCTCGTCACCCGACCGCGTCCGCTGGCTGCAACAGATGGATCGCGAGGGCGGCAGCACCGCGGTGTTCGGCAGCATGGCCGAGGCCTGTCTCGACAACACCGAAAAGATGTTCGAGCAGCAATCGGTGCAGGATCTCGAGCGCGCGGTCGACTGGATGATCAACGCGCGCCGGGTTTACGTGCTCGGCCTCGGCCTCGCCTATCCGCTCGCCTACAACTTCTGGTATGTCGCGCGCATGGGCTTCGATCATTTTATCCTGTCACCACGTCACGGCAGCCTGCCGTCGGACGACCTGATTCGCATGGACGAGCGCGACTGCCTGCTGGCGATGACATTCCAGCCTTATCGCCGCGATACGCTGGCCGCGGTAAAGCTGGCAAAAAGGAAAGGGGCAAAAGTCATTGGCGTAACCGACAGCAACGCGGCAACGCTGTGCCGCGAGGCCGACCTGGGACTGGTCTCCCCAACCCATACCCCGCAGTTCTTTCATTCCAATTCAGCGGTGATCGCACTGCTCGAAAGCCTGTGCGCACTGCTGGTAGTACGCGGTGGCGACGCGGCAAGCGCCTCCGTTGAAGCGTTTCATTCCGCGCGTTGGGAGGAAAACATTTATGACGAATCCTGA
- a CDS encoding cytochrome C, with amino-acid sequence MDRYGKALGVIILFSLLWINPGPSPAAVSGCLACHNGIESIREESSAMLQLINSLSAVHGDTAGCVMCHGGDPTASDAAKAHEGSPQSLVDFKGPQTFYPDPGAMDINKFTCGQSACHAGYEERLEKSLMNTEAGKIQGNLHTWGIPEVQNHKVPWGNYDVKDGDGPVPSVGTDAYKAYMKDMIAAHKEQFPTELAQIPQPSVDEIEKDPKLAGFTYQRQQCQRCHVTVKGREKRGDYRGQGCSSCHIPYGNEGIYEGGDPTIDKTQKGHMLTHQIQATRKSKVTVGDTTYSGIPVETCNSCHNRGKRIGVTYQGLMEFPYGSPYSETGGKQPKLHTKNYLFISDDLHHQIKSRPENPEGGLLCQDCHTTIDMHGDGNIPGTTLAQVEVECQDCHGTPEEYPWELPLGHGEEFAKSIGNSPRGLANSLLQETAAFATVYDKKDGYLLSARGNPYGNVVKDGDTVIMHSATGNDFKVPLLKKLAEDDAWRNSQAMVAMASVKKHAESLECYACHASWVPQCYGCHVDVDYGPDKNGKPKQDTDWIASGSLRYPDGSTAESPLGTKGIQSPGKVSETRSYLRWEEPVLGINGEGRVTPLMPGCQVIWTVRARDGSTVAHNQIAMAYDEQKELGQERVPLGLDMAPVQPHSAQRKARTCESCHNNPKAQGYGISGGVFSLRYTENVVEDLIDQRTGKPIPSNFKIQIPKIEALDFDLSTIIKDGQQTQTVGSHWPLSRALPQEVRDAMDRTGLCMGCHREMTNADLWSKVSEPGRLTDAQHIELMNKMLQAYSKE; translated from the coding sequence ATGGACCGGTACGGCAAGGCACTTGGGGTAATCATTTTATTTTCGCTTCTCTGGATCAATCCGGGCCCGTCGCCTGCGGCTGTCTCGGGCTGTCTTGCCTGCCATAACGGCATCGAGTCGATTCGCGAGGAATCGAGTGCGATGCTGCAACTGATCAATTCGCTGAGCGCCGTGCATGGCGATACCGCCGGCTGCGTGATGTGCCACGGTGGTGATCCCACCGCCAGCGACGCAGCCAAGGCACACGAAGGATCGCCTCAGTCACTGGTCGACTTCAAGGGTCCGCAAACCTTCTACCCCGACCCTGGCGCGATGGATATTAACAAGTTCACCTGTGGGCAAAGCGCTTGCCATGCCGGCTATGAAGAACGCCTCGAAAAATCCCTGATGAACACCGAGGCCGGTAAAATCCAGGGTAATCTGCACACCTGGGGCATCCCCGAAGTGCAAAACCACAAGGTGCCGTGGGGTAATTACGACGTCAAGGACGGCGACGGACCTGTTCCAAGCGTCGGCACCGACGCCTACAAGGCTTACATGAAGGACATGATTGCGGCACATAAGGAACAGTTTCCGACCGAACTGGCGCAAATCCCGCAACCCAGCGTCGACGAGATCGAGAAAGATCCGAAGCTGGCCGGCTTTACCTATCAGCGCCAGCAGTGCCAGCGTTGTCACGTCACCGTCAAGGGGCGTGAAAAGCGCGGTGATTATCGCGGCCAGGGCTGTTCTTCCTGCCACATCCCCTACGGTAACGAAGGCATATACGAGGGCGGTGATCCCACCATCGACAAGACGCAGAAAGGTCACATGCTGACCCATCAGATCCAGGCCACGCGTAAATCCAAGGTCACGGTCGGCGACACGACCTATTCCGGTATCCCGGTCGAAACCTGCAATTCGTGCCATAACCGCGGCAAGCGCATCGGCGTGACCTACCAGGGCCTGATGGAATTCCCCTACGGCTCACCCTACAGCGAGACCGGCGGCAAGCAGCCCAAGCTGCATACCAAGAATTACCTGTTTATTTCCGACGACCTGCATCACCAGATCAAGAGCCGTCCGGAAAACCCTGAAGGCGGCTTGCTGTGCCAGGATTGCCACACCACGATCGACATGCACGGTGACGGCAATATCCCGGGCACTACGCTGGCGCAGGTCGAGGTCGAGTGCCAGGACTGTCATGGAACGCCGGAAGAGTACCCATGGGAGCTGCCACTCGGTCACGGCGAAGAATTCGCCAAGTCGATTGGTAACTCGCCGCGCGGCCTCGCCAACAGCCTGCTGCAGGAGACCGCGGCATTTGCGACCGTTTACGACAAGAAGGACGGTTATCTGCTGAGCGCGCGCGGCAACCCCTACGGCAACGTGGTCAAGGATGGCGATACGGTCATCATGCACTCGGCTACCGGCAACGATTTCAAGGTGCCGCTGCTGAAAAAGCTGGCCGAAGATGATGCCTGGCGCAACTCTCAGGCAATGGTGGCGATGGCAAGCGTCAAGAAACACGCCGAGAGCCTCGAGTGTTACGCCTGCCACGCGTCCTGGGTACCGCAGTGTTACGGCTGCCACGTCGACGTCGACTACGGCCCGGATAAAAACGGCAAGCCGAAGCAAGACACCGACTGGATCGCCTCCGGATCGCTGCGCTACCCGGATGGTTCCACCGCGGAATCACCGCTCGGCACCAAGGGCATCCAGAGCCCGGGCAAGGTCTCCGAAACCCGTTCCTACCTGCGTTGGGAAGAGCCAGTGCTCGGCATCAACGGTGAGGGTCGCGTGACTCCGCTGATGCCGGGATGCCAGGTTATCTGGACCGTGCGGGCGCGCGACGGTAGCACTGTGGCGCATAACCAGATCGCAATGGCCTACGACGAGCAGAAGGAACTGGGACAGGAGCGCGTGCCGCTCGGCCTCGACATGGCGCCGGTGCAGCCACACTCGGCGCAGCGCAAGGCCCGTACCTGCGAAAGCTGCCACAACAATCCGAAAGCCCAGGGTTACGGTATCTCCGGTGGTGTGTTCTCGCTGCGCTACACCGAGAACGTGGTTGAGGACCTGATCGATCAGCGCACCGGCAAACCCATTCCGAGCAACTTCAAGATCCAGATACCCAAAATCGAGGCGCTTGATTTTGACTTGTCCACGATTATCAAGGACGGCCAACAGACACAAACGGTAGGCTCGCACTGGCCGCTGTCGCGCGCGCTGCCACAAGAGGTGCGCGATGCAATGGATCGCACCGGACTGTGCATGGGTTGCCACCGTGAAATGACCAATGCCGATCTGTGGTCCAAGGTGTCCGAGCCCGGTCGCCTGACCGACGCGCAGCATATCGAGTTGATGAACAAGATGCTGCAGGCTTACAGCAAGGAATAA
- a CDS encoding aromatic ring-hydroxylating dioxygenase subunit alpha, with product MTNPDLKVVADGVPVMGLDAKYFTDPNLYRRIVDEVFYKNWLMACHSSQVGKPGDFLTLEIYDQDILITHTREGGIKAFYNVCQHRGHKLAEGSGNKKLLVCPYHAWSYDLRGQLKAAPHANKVPGFNASKICLTEIRLENFLGFLLINLDPEATSMDKSYPGIRDEMLKLCPDLEQRKYAYHHTADEGCNWFVAVENYNECYHCPNCHPSFAKGIIDPDTYSIMPYGDIKVLHHTSEASHSEDAWYDVSGAAYGSFYLWPATSIQFYPGGMVNSFSWRPLAVDDVRVFRTFYSNDGEVDETLQKVIENDRETTFQEDLDIVREVQRGMNSRGYKPGPLVLNPEGGIYNELSIFKLHQWLREAVG from the coding sequence ATGACGAATCCTGATTTGAAAGTGGTTGCAGATGGTGTCCCGGTAATGGGACTCGATGCGAAATACTTTACCGATCCCAATCTTTACCGGCGCATCGTTGACGAAGTGTTTTACAAGAACTGGTTGATGGCCTGCCATTCGAGCCAGGTCGGTAAACCCGGTGATTTCCTGACGCTCGAAATCTACGACCAGGACATCCTCATCACGCATACCCGCGAGGGCGGGATCAAGGCGTTTTACAACGTCTGCCAGCATCGTGGGCACAAACTTGCCGAGGGCAGCGGTAATAAAAAGCTACTGGTCTGCCCTTACCATGCCTGGTCTTATGACCTGCGGGGACAGTTAAAAGCTGCACCCCATGCGAACAAGGTGCCCGGTTTCAATGCTTCCAAGATCTGCTTGACCGAAATCAGGCTCGAGAATTTTCTCGGTTTCCTGTTAATCAACCTCGATCCAGAGGCTACAAGCATGGATAAGTCCTACCCGGGAATTCGCGATGAAATGCTTAAACTGTGCCCTGACCTCGAGCAACGCAAGTATGCCTACCACCATACCGCCGACGAGGGCTGCAACTGGTTCGTCGCGGTCGAAAACTATAACGAGTGTTACCACTGCCCGAATTGCCATCCCTCGTTTGCAAAGGGCATCATCGATCCCGATACCTACTCGATTATGCCTTACGGAGATATCAAGGTGTTGCACCATACCTCCGAAGCCTCGCACAGCGAAGATGCCTGGTATGACGTCAGCGGTGCCGCTTACGGCAGCTTTTACCTGTGGCCGGCCACTTCGATCCAGTTTTATCCCGGCGGGATGGTCAACAGCTTTTCCTGGCGCCCGCTCGCGGTTGATGACGTGCGCGTATTCCGTACATTTTACTCGAACGATGGCGAGGTAGACGAAACCCTGCAAAAGGTCATCGAGAACGATCGTGAAACCACGTTCCAGGAAGACCTGGATATCGTCAGGGAAGTTCAGCGCGGGATGAATTCGCGCGGTTATAAACCCGGGCCACTGGTCTTGAATCCCGAGGGCGGGATATACAACGAATTGTCAATTTTTAAACTACACCAATGGCTGCGTGAGGCAGTCGGCTAA
- a CDS encoding aspartate aminotransferase family protein yields MSSHAVKQSPGSMSQRDLFAIADRVLPGSGLGSYSLADDIRLIYSHGKGSRMWDVDGNEYIDYVGGAGALILGHSHPAVVEATKAQLDRGAHMFGSLNDIAVHLAERLVNDIPCAEKIAYATTGSEATGYAMRLARAFTGRNKILKFEGAYHGNHDYAIVSTFPKETGAYPQGTPDSYGQPEATVSTMLVCPYNDLETLRKIVAEHHADIAAIFAEPVQRIIPAEPEFLHGIRKICDEYDILFVLDEVVTGFRLSYGGAQQRYDVKPDLSTHGKVVGGGGPLSCIAGRADVIGLSDPKLKGQPGYTYFNGTLHGNPVAAAATMAMLDELGKPGVYKRMNGFADDLCRETQKVLDQHDIPAIAEHTGSLWQILFMDKTPRNQADILASDQASMRKFDTLLMKQGQYVLPGVRRFVSTVHTAQDLEQTLRGLDAACREFNQS; encoded by the coding sequence ATGTCATCACATGCAGTTAAACAATCACCCGGCAGCATGTCGCAACGCGACCTGTTTGCAATTGCCGACCGTGTTTTACCCGGCTCGGGCCTCGGCAGCTATTCGCTGGCCGATGACATTCGCCTGATTTACTCGCATGGCAAGGGTTCGCGCATGTGGGACGTCGACGGCAACGAGTATATCGATTACGTCGGCGGTGCCGGCGCACTGATTCTTGGACATTCGCACCCCGCCGTGGTCGAAGCCACCAAGGCGCAGCTGGATCGTGGTGCGCACATGTTCGGCTCCTTGAACGATATCGCCGTGCACCTGGCCGAGCGTCTGGTTAACGATATACCCTGCGCCGAGAAAATCGCCTACGCAACCACTGGCTCGGAAGCAACTGGCTACGCGATGCGTCTGGCACGCGCGTTTACCGGGCGTAACAAGATCCTCAAGTTCGAGGGCGCCTACCACGGTAACCACGATTACGCGATCGTGTCGACTTTTCCGAAAGAAACCGGCGCCTACCCGCAGGGCACGCCAGATTCCTATGGACAGCCCGAAGCGACGGTTTCAACGATGCTGGTCTGCCCCTACAACGACCTCGAAACCCTGCGCAAGATTGTTGCCGAACATCACGCCGATATCGCCGCCATTTTTGCCGAGCCGGTACAGCGCATCATCCCGGCCGAACCCGAATTCCTGCATGGCATCCGAAAAATCTGCGATGAATACGACATCCTGTTCGTGCTCGACGAGGTCGTCACCGGTTTTCGTCTGAGCTACGGCGGCGCCCAGCAACGGTACGACGTCAAGCCCGATCTCTCGACCCACGGCAAAGTCGTCGGCGGTGGCGGTCCCCTGTCCTGTATCGCCGGACGCGCGGACGTCATCGGCCTGTCCGATCCAAAACTGAAAGGCCAACCGGGGTATACCTATTTCAACGGCACTCTGCACGGTAACCCCGTCGCGGCCGCTGCGACCATGGCAATGCTCGACGAACTCGGCAAACCCGGCGTCTACAAGCGCATGAACGGTTTTGCCGATGATCTCTGTCGCGAAACGCAAAAGGTCCTCGACCAGCACGATATCCCGGCGATCGCCGAGCATACCGGCTCGCTGTGGCAAATCCTGTTCATGGATAAAACCCCGCGCAACCAGGCCGATATACTCGCCAGCGACCAGGCTTCAATGCGCAAGTTCGATACCCTGCTGATGAAGCAAGGGCAATACGTGTTGCCCGGCGTGCGACGTTTCGTATCCACCGTACATACCGCGCAGGATCTCGAACAAACCCTGCGTGGCCTCGACGCTGCCTGCCGCGAATTCAATCAATCCTGA
- a CDS encoding tetratricopeptide repeat protein — protein MSARDSTHFAGWFAAGMLVFVAGAVLVDKAVLAQETGLSEEMKSFLESPRQQTTGAGAHKQKDPHASLSPDKLVQVALQHLDEGRAPLALETLNEALGKFPNDTMLLSVRSSLFLQNQQTSLALADLNRAVELNPHDPILLTNRAQAYRQFGRNDDARRDLDSAIELDQKFVAAYFNRGSLHFEAEKYDLALVDFNRCVELEPEVPAAYFNRASTHEALGDRNSAVKDLQHFLTLSPEASWAQVAEDLLKQWQSENS, from the coding sequence ATGTCGGCCAGAGATTCAACCCATTTTGCCGGGTGGTTTGCGGCAGGGATGCTGGTATTCGTTGCAGGCGCAGTCCTCGTGGATAAAGCTGTGCTAGCCCAGGAAACCGGGTTAAGCGAGGAAATGAAGTCTTTTCTCGAATCACCCCGGCAACAAACTACTGGTGCCGGCGCACATAAGCAGAAAGATCCGCACGCCAGCCTGAGTCCCGACAAACTCGTTCAGGTAGCGCTACAGCATCTCGACGAAGGGCGCGCACCACTGGCGCTGGAGACATTAAACGAGGCACTCGGCAAATTCCCCAACGATACAATGCTGTTGAGCGTTCGTTCGAGCCTGTTTCTGCAAAACCAGCAAACCAGCCTGGCATTAGCCGATCTCAATCGCGCGGTCGAATTGAACCCGCACGACCCGATCCTGCTGACCAATCGCGCCCAGGCCTATCGCCAGTTCGGCCGCAACGACGATGCGCGGCGAGATCTGGATAGTGCGATCGAGCTGGACCAGAAATTTGTCGCGGCCTATTTCAATCGCGGTAGCCTGCATTTCGAAGCCGAAAAATACGATCTGGCGCTGGTTGATTTCAATCGTTGCGTCGAGCTCGAGCCGGAGGTGCCGGCAGCCTATTTCAATCGCGCCTCGACCCACGAAGCCCTTGGCGACCGGAACAGCGCGGTTAAAGACCTGCAACACTTTCTGACCCTGTCGCCGGAAGCGAGTTGGGCGCAGGTGGCCGAGGACCTATTGAAACAATGGCAATCCGAAAATTCATAA